The Capsicum annuum cultivar UCD-10X-F1 chromosome 1, UCD10Xv1.1, whole genome shotgun sequence sequence GCAGCACGTTCTTCAGCAGCCTTCTTTTCCTCTTCAGTTTCCTCACCAAATAGGTCAACGTCATCGTCATCTTCTTCTTCAGCAGCTGGGGCCTAGAGACCAGTTAATCAAAGGAGAGAAGATTATTTCACTTGCAAAAGTCAACTCACAATTTTACATGGCATTGCtgacaaaaaagaaaattcagTGTGTGACGCAATCCAAACAGCAGCAAAAAGAATAAGAAGGCAacataaattaaatatcaattcAGACAATATAAATGTCTCACACTTTATTGTCAGCAGCAGGAGGAGTTGCCACAGCCTCAGTGATGGAAGCAGACCCCTCTACGGTAACACCAGCGCCTTCGCCAGATACACCACTGCAAGAATATGATATTCAGCTAAAACTACCAATGATATAATCAAAGGAAAATACAAAGTGAATGAGGTCCTGGACTTACGGGATTCTCAAAAGTGCATCAATGTGCTTATACCACCTAGATGCATTAACATATGCAGGTGATGGGAGTTTTGCTAGAAATGAATACACAGTGATGTCATCCTTGGAGGCTTGGTACCCGGTGATGTAACTGCGGGTGAGCAGGTACTCATCAAGCTTCTTGAGGCCAGAATCAGAGTTGAGGTTGCTGAATGCAACAGCCATTGCGCCTTTCTGCAATAATACAACaatacaacatcaacaacacttGTCCAACAAATCCCAATCTTTAGGCACTAGGTTTAGCTCTCCATCTATATATGCATCTGTACACTAACAAATCAAGCTGCCtacctgaaaaaaaaaaaaaactacttcgATACGACCGAAATATCGTCCCTTTTCAATAGCTCATCATTGGTTGGTAATACTTAGCAGTTATAAATGGATTTTTCGAAAATCAGGTAGCAATGTTATCTTTTCAACTAATAAACCATAATATCAGCAATTTGAAACTAAAGAGATCACCACATaaaggtatatatacatataagttgAACATTATAAAGAAGTTAAATTTATGTACGCCTGAACATAGATTAATCGGTACTGACTGACTTAAAGTCGTGAATGTGACTGAACATTCACCAGAACATATTGAATATGGGCACGTAACCAAAGTAAGTAAATTTGAATTAGTAAACGTATAGGGAAAAGGGAATGCAGCGAGAGAGAACTCACCGAGATGTAGGGATCACTGAAGACTTGATGAGAGAAACGGATGCACAAGGATGGAGAAGCAAAGATAGATGCAAAGGCAAGTGTAACCGATCTTAGGGTTGTAACTCTGAATTCAACTTGGGCTTCCCTTAAATCATTGGGCCACCCAATTAATTACGGAGGAATTGACGTATGCATGCCACTATTTAATATGGATAAACAATATAAATCCCAACAGTTTACTACCTAATTACTCTCTCCCTATTAGAGGTGTGCATTGGTCAGTACAGTTCGATtcggttttatatattatcaattcgatttatcagtttttgaattttaaatatattaaaccaataatcaaatcaataagatacTTTTTATCGATTTTCAGTTTATAGGTTTAACGGTTCAATTTTTGatttaactgataagaaaatgctcataaaatagaaatagtaataactaacattgaaaaaaaaatcttagttgcaaccaaaaatcatacataatgtgttttaatttacaagaatcttcaagtttgaactaaatattgttacgagaaattaagagtttgtataatttaaataataggtttgttaaccaggaaattgcatgtcatagacccaaatatgggtggctttagatatttgactccaataagaaatgtctttaaagaataatcttccttactttttaagtataatACAAGTACCATTTTTGGCCCTCtaaacctcaaatatatttttaaatttttcatactgttataaatgtatttatattatagtgaatgtctatcaagatctactttgatatctattaggatttgaagcatccgtcttttactcagactaggagtaaatttcccctataaatagagaggttttgttcattgtattgacaatcttgtgatctctcatccctcaagagaagaaataagaattactctctatactcttcttttttattctttcttgtttcatAGCACGTTATTAGCACTAGACtttgccaaacaaggtgagattgtaaatctgaaggatttcaaggttagtaattctatatgttatcttttttttgctactactaatataattattattgaatttgagaaaaaataattgatttggaaccatttatattttaaatttattcctcaagaacaatattatcagaAAGgctgataatatgttgggttcaagtcccatcaattcATGCCTAAAACGCCTTTATATAgatcaaatattgagtttgaatctcaatacaccatattgatgatattgtgatggctaaggcaaaataatgactgtttgatgaaaagtcatgaaattcgactcattgaatatgctccattccatgaactgaatgtggtaacaatatatgataagtctgaaatatgacaacttactttattcttgaggtgtatgtggtagcagtgcataatatgtttgaaagaagacaagtaattgaatgtacgaatatacgcgtggagggataatatgataataatcataaaaagtgatgatattttcacacgcttatatgattataagatatgctagagaaaaattctctacatcatacgtatgcctcgatttgcttctgaagtagcaaaatttgaaagaggttataaactatcataatttgataggcttaaggcacgattatattccattcctggggaatgagaaaattattaatgcaaacgtgcacttgattgtgattgtatcacaacttacctccgaaagaggttgaataattttgaaatctacttctaaagtagtaaatctaaaatttattcatgtactagtaaatttgaaatttactaaagaaaaaatacatgtcatggtaaacttggagtttactagaataaaagttcataaattgatatgaacgattgtgacatctcgaagatgtgcatatattgaagaactaaaagattcttcaaaaattgtttgtgtcgtttgttctcatgataagttggttggaccaactaatattgggattggatcccttcaaatctgaaaattataaaaaagtgaaTAAAGGCCCGTTCATCTATCGTgtgatatattgaaaagatgcatcaataagatgatcacatgtacattcattgtcaacctgcagtttgacattcataaagttgtttgctcaataaaattgagttaagaacataattttcaaattatgcaaccaagaaagttatcttgatgatgatgatttggcaTTGAATACCTTCGATAAATGGCTAAACCATTATTAATGAGAATAAAATTTCATgtattggtctaaaatatgatatattgcaatagcatttgtatgcattagaccaataaattatgattatttcttccctctcaattggttcaaggtcggaaaccaattattccatctaataattttgatgtgcggtattcgattaatgaatatactatAATGCACAAaaatggattcctcaaagaagtagaggatgtatgctagtttttctaacataagggggagattataagcgctatgaaatatgttaggaattatcaccatatcctcatccaaaagataattcaagtcaaatgctgaaagaaTCTCATATTAAGCACACGTActcttattttgtattcttaaaggacaaagtctatgcatgcgtgaagcgtggtagactaatcggttgtAAATGAAacagtccttgaaaaataaggagcaaataatcataataagaaggcaatgagctcttgaagagcctacgacataacacttcatgaaaccttatgagacgTTCATGtaactgaaaataatgaagtgatgagatctcaaatgttatgttgcattgtgaaccgatacaaaatgatatatcatcaatatctttgacacaatattggcacaatattgtgaAACATTATggggatctgaattctacgtttatttaagtatgctgacatagaaacatttatcaaatgacatgaaaggatgcattttggtaagcgtaaaacttatttgatttgcagtctagacacttgaagatgtcactcatgaaatgttgaatattgtcacttgacaaaacttatacgaaaacttttaaggattcaaactgcttgaagcatataaaagtttctgggaaacttatgtataatccttatattgtataagcttattgtttgaacatcattggaactcttggagagttttcaaagcaatagattatttgctgaaattcaaaatatatcgaattggattggttatgaagtatcatatcttagtgtaattgatgcactcatgtaccttataaatactacaaggcctataaccttttcagttaatttgttagcaaggtatatttctgctcctactatgagacattaaaatgggataaaacacatgagcttgttttattctaaagattgcagttccgatcttattgatcatgctgatgttgggtacttatctgacccgcataaagctcgatctcaaataggctatttttcatatgtggtggtactgccatatcttggagatatacaaagtagtatatcgtagccacttcattgaatcatgttgagataatagctattcataaagcaagccgagaatgtgtatggttgaggtccacgatacatctcattcgagaaaaatgtggtgtgaaatatgataatctacccacaattttatacagagataattcagcatacatagcacatcttaagggaggattcttaaatggagatagaacgaaaaaCATTttgtcaaagcttttctacatacatgagctacaaaagaatgatgatattaacatgcaacagattcgttcaactgataatgtgactgatttattcaccaaatcttctcctattgcaactttcaagaagatgctgaacaagatcgggatgcaaaagttcaaggatgttctcattaggaggagcaaatacgtgttgtactctttttccctttcaaggttttgtcccaccgaatttttcttgtaaggtttttaatgaggcagcctatatgcgtattgttagagatgtatactcttttttcttcactagatttttttcccattggtttttttctagtaaggttttatcgagtcacattatctatctagacattcaatggggagtgttataaatatatttacattatagtgaatgtctatcaagatctactttgatatctattaggatttgaagcatccgtcttttactcagactatgagtaaattttctctataaatagaggggttttattcattgtattgacaatcttataatctctcatccctcaagagaagaaataagaattattctctctattctctctactcgtcttttttattctttcttgtttcataatacatacttatttgtctctcaaattttattttttattattttcactttttattttttccttgaatttattattttattttttattatttttattttttatttttttcttgaattttattattctattttttattattttcactttttattttttcctttaattttattttcatgttttaattcatttgtctcaacctttatttttttctcaagcattatctatttcttttttttttaattcatttgtctttaacctttatttttcttttattttagttttatcagtTCTCTTCTTTatctctcatttttctcaaactttatttttagtttttcttctcattttttattttcacaattttttaattcttcgtttttttcttaatctttatttttttcttgcttttttttccctcactctttcttttatttctctatttttttatctcctttttctttttagttttattttttttcctcatttttctcaaactttatttttatttttcctctcctttttgttttctcaatttttttaattcttctttttttcttgatctttatttttttctttcctttttttttcttaatttttttttatttctctatattgtttgatcatttttttcttttttcccaaattctattatattttgctaataaataaaaaattgaataatccgcAAAGGTATaatccgtggggcataatttgtaatttgaaagtccttaagtcaagtcttgcctctaaggcaatagttgtagaacatctcataaataaaaacataacgtggtagagtcaactcttgcccgtggggtataatttatagtttgaaagtccttgagctaattaagtcttgcctctaaggtaagagttgtagaacatctcataaatgaaaacataacatggaagtgtcaactcttgcccgtggggcataatttatagtttgaaagtccttgagctaagtcttgcctctagggcaatagttgtagaacatctcataaatgaaaacataacgtggtagagtcaactcttgcccatggggcataatttatagtttgaaagtctttgagctaattaagtcttgcctctaaggcaagagttttagaacatctcataaatgaagacataatgtgatagtgtcgactcttgcctgtggggcttaatttatagtttgaaagtccttgagccaagtcttgcctctaaggaaatagttttagaacatctcataaatgaaaaaataacgtggtagagtcaactcttgcccgtggggcataatttatagtttgaaagtccctgagctaattaagtcttacctctaaggtaagagttgtagaatatctcataaatgaaaacataacttagtagtgtcaactcttgtccgtggggcataatttatagtttcaaaGTCCTTGAGGTAATTAAGTCTCTCccctaaggcaatagttgtagaacatctcataaatgaagacataacgtggtagagtcaactcttgcccgtggggcataatttatagtttgaaagtctttgagctaattaagtcttgcctctaaggcaagagttttagaacatctcataaatgaagacataatgtgatagtgtagactcttgcctgtggggcttaatttatagtttgaaagttcttgagctaatttagtcttgcctctaaggcaagagttgtagaacatctcataaataaaaatataatgtggtagtgtcaactcttgcttgtggggcataatttgtagtttgaaagtccttgagctaagtcttgcctctaaggtaatagttgtagaacatctcataaatgaagaattaacgtggtagagtcaactcttgcccgtggggcataatttgttgtttgaaagtccttgagttaagtctcgcctctaagacaatagttgtagaacatcccatgaatcaaaatacaatgtggtagtgttgactcttgcctatgaaacataatttgttatttgaaagcctttgaactaagtcttgcctctaaggtaagagttttaaaacatctcataaatcaaaatacaatgtgatagtatcgactcttacccatgaaacataacttgttgtttgaaagtcataagacTTGCTTCTACAATGtagtaatgtcaactcttgcccatgaaacgtagcttattgttcaaaagtcataagtcttgcctttataatgtgatagtgtcaactcttgctcatgagatgtaacttgaattgaagaaatcgaagaaaagaacaaaaataataaaattgcagaaaaagaagaaaatgaagaaaaatatttaaaaaataaaattcaaagaaaatgtgaaagttgagagagaataggaaaaaaaaataaaggttggttaaaaaaggaaagattaaataaaaataaaggtcgaaaaaaatttaaaaagaaaagaatcgaagaaaaataaaaaagtttttttttgtaaaagtagacgttgaaaggtgtaaaggaaaaaaagtaaggattgagaaaaactaaaaagaacaaaaagaaagaggaaaaaaaataaaatataaaaataatataaaagaaaaaagaaaaaaaagaagttgagaggaaaaaaggaaattagtaagggttgagaaaattaaaaataaaaagagaaaagaaaaactaaaaatcaaagtaacattaaaa is a genomic window containing:
- the LOC107856716 gene encoding elongation factor 1-delta 1 isoform X1; translated protein: MAVAFSNLNSDSGLKKLDEYLLTRSYITGYQASKDDITVYSFLAKLPSPAYVNASRWYKHIDALLRIPGVSGEGAGVTVEGSASITEAVATPPAADNKAPAAEEEDDDDVDLFGEETEEEKKAAEERAAALKASGKKKESGKSSVLMDVKPWDDETDMKKLEEAVRGVQMEGLTWGAAKLVPVGYGIKKLQIMLTIVDDLVSVDDLIENYLTVEPINEYVQSCDIVAFNKICK
- the LOC107856716 gene encoding elongation factor 1-delta 1 isoform X2; translation: MAVAFSNLNSDSGLKKLDEYLLTRSYITGYQASKDDITVYSFLAKLPSPAYVNASRWYKHIDALLRIPGVSGEGAGVTVEGSASITEAVATPPAADNKAPAAEEEDDDDVDLFGEETEEEKKAAEERAAALKASGKKKESGKSSVLMDVKPWDDETDMKKLEEAVRGVQMEGLTWGAAKLVPVGYGIKKLQIMLTIVDDLVSVDDLIENYLTVEPINEYVQSCDIVAFNKI